From the Paraflavitalea soli genome, the window TGGTACTGCCGAATACATCGAGTTGGACACTACTGTATTGAAAAAAGCAGGAGCAAAATTTGTAACCTTTACTTGCAACGCCTATAGCAACGGAAGCCTTACACCCAACCTGGTAGTTGGCTGGATGAATAGTAAGTACCCAATGACGATTTCCGAAAGAACAGGGGTTGCTTATGATCCATCCTGTGTACAACACCAGGTCAGGATAGTCAATAGCCTTGGCAAAGGCCTGGTATTTGGCGTATTGGACGTAGCGCAGCATGAAATAATCTGGCTGGAAATGCAGTTTTCAGGGCAGCTTGCTCAAAACCTGAATACCGGAAATATAGGAGCCATCCTGAAGAAACTGGATAGCAAATTGACTATTGGGCATTTATTGCGTATCAAAGCAGAAGCCCAGCAGCTGGAAATACTGGAAAATAGCGAGGCAGATGAAGTGTACACAACAGCCTGGGCGCAGAATACCGCAGCCGTCACAAAGCTGCTGGTGGATTAACAAATACAGCACCCTGAATTTTATCAGGGTGCTTTTCAATGTAAGTAAAACGAAATGAACAAATATTTACGGCTAAAAGATGAATTATCATTAGCCGGTACAGGAAAAATGAAGGCATTTGGCAATTCTATGTTGCCGGTATTAAAAGACGGAAGCCTGTTGACTTTTGAAAAAGCAGATAACTATGAGATCGGGGATATTGTATTTTGCAAAGTAAAAGGCAGGTATATTGATGCCCATAAAATAATAAAAAAGGATACCACCAAGGGATTCCTGATTGCCAACAACCACGGCTTTGAAAATGGGTGGACAAAGATCATTTATGGCAAGGTTGTTCTTGCAGAATGGCAGGGAAGGGTCATTTATAAAACGGAATGAGGTGCGGGTTAGTGGATGCTACAACCTGCTCTATTACTTGATCTGCGTATTCTGATCATGAACAAGTCGCCAGCCCTGGGCTGAGTTCTTAAAGATCAGCACGAGGTATTCGTTGTCCTGGAACTTAATATTACCTGTTGAATCTTTCTGGCTAAACTTATACTTAATTAAAGCGTATCCAAGCGAGTCGGATTTTTCTGTCCTCACGATATTCCCTTCCTATTCCCAGTTCTTTTGGCTGAACCAGTTTTTATGAAACTTCATGAATAACCTATTATCAAAACCGCATTCGGATACTGTACGATCCAGACAAACTAAGGGGTATTTGCGGCGGGGTTTCTTCCAATATTCTTTGATCATCCCCTATATGACATAATATGCCTCTTTTAGCCGTTCATAAACCTGCCATCCCGTAATCAGGCCTTTTTTCTACCTTGGTGTTCTAAATGATAGCTTTATGGACTTCCAACTCGTAACCGGTGGTCCTGATACAATGGACCACCTGGTCTTTACCACCACGTTCACACACAACAAGTTTTTCTACAAAGCGGCACTGGCAGAAACCATTACCTGGGAAGGATTGCGAACGGGCACCTACGATGTACTGCTTCAATCGGGCAAGGGCACACAACGCTTTACGCTCATAAAAGACGGAGACCATTGGAGAGCCGGCGGGGAAGTAGAACAGATTGGTGTACTTGAGCAGGAGATAGCTGATCTGCTGGGCACAACCATCAACGAGGTGCGCAAGTGAGCAGCTGAGGGTTTTACCTCAATGGTGACTCGATAGTACCTCTCTTCCTCCTCTTTGGTTCCTCATTGCTTTCCCGGGCTCCGGGGAGGCAAAGAGGAGGCATTGAGGAGAATCTGAGGAAGCAATGAGGACAATGATCGAATTTTCTGTTATTCATCCCAGAACATTCGTCGTTCGTCCCTTATTTTCCCTCGGGCCGTCCCCAATGGCCAGGTGTTTTCGAGGAGAAAAAGCTGTTCGTCCCAAGACATATGTCGTTTGTCCCAGGTTTCCGGGGAGGCCGGACCATTTTTGAAAAAGCTGGGCTGAAACTGATATAGATTTGCTGTATCGATCACTGCCAAAGGAGTTTCGCCTGGGAGAGAGCAATGAACGGCATAATTATTGGGTTTTGTACATTTCGCTCGTAATTATTTTGGTTTTTGCCTATATTTAGAACTGTGGGGAATACGACGGTATGCGATCCAATCCAGCAGCCGTTGACTGTACTCCCAGGTTAGTACCGATTAAGGATAATAACTAGTATTGCTTAAAATCTCTCTCTGAAGAAACGCGAAGTGTTACCGCCCTGCCGGTAGCAAAGGGGCAATCTTACCCTCAAAAGACCGAAAATAAATTTATCATTTAACCTTCCTGTTAAACAACCCTTCTATGAGCTTAAGAGAATTAAAGCAAGCGCTTGTTTTGGTATTGTTCACCGTTTGCCCGGGATTATTGATTGCTCAGTTTGATGAGCAATTGATGCGTGACATTCGCAATACAGGTTACATACACAGTCCCTTGCCACTGGATTACAGCAAGTCTTTTGAATCATTTGGATTAACCAAAAAAGTATTGGCTTCGGATATGTTGTGCGACATGGAAACACTGGATAAATGGTCGCACAAAGGATTTGGAGGTATGTACCTTACAAATGAAAGAAGCAAATCAGGTAAAAACAGTTTGCGGCTGGTTGGACAAACTACCAATCCGACATTTCTGGACTGGGGTATCGGGCTCGGTACTTCCATGGCCAGTTATGATGTAGGCGGCGTCAATTGGGAAAAATACAATCGCATTCATTTCTACATCTATCCGCATTGCGAAGGCGCCCGCAGCATCTACCTCAATTTATACCTTGAAAATGATGGTAAGATAAAGGTCCCGGATAAATACGAACGGGAAGGCATTCATGAAATTAACCTGATCAACGGTCAATGGAATGAATGTTTTGTTGAGATGCCGGAGCTGCCGCGTGATAAAATAACCAAATTGTCCTTTGCTATAGAAATATTCGGCAAAGAACGCACCATGGGCGATTCGTTGAAATTTGATATTGATGCGGTGTCACTGCAAACCATCGAAAACCCTGAAATAGCCAGTGGCTGGGTACCGGCATCCAACCGCATTATACATTCCACCACCGGCTATGGTGTTGAAAGTGAAAAGACAGCCATTGTGCAGGTGAAAAATAACAAGGGAAAGTTTCAACTGATCGATAAAAGCAGCAATAAGGTGGTGTATGAAGGAAAGATCAACACAAAAAAAACAGCCATCGGGAATTTTGAGACCATTGATTTCAGTGCGTTCAAAAAAGAGGGGCAGTATTTTATTCGCGCCGGCGATGTTGCCAGCAAGCCCTTTTACATCAACA encodes:
- a CDS encoding S24 family peptidase, which produces MNKYLRLKDELSLAGTGKMKAFGNSMLPVLKDGSLLTFEKADNYEIGDIVFCKVKGRYIDAHKIIKKDTTKGFLIANNHGFENGWTKIIYGKVVLAEWQGRVIYKTE